A single Sutterella megalosphaeroides DNA region contains:
- a CDS encoding GNAT family N-acetyltransferase → MPATHTLPANSRQLLRTPRVVLRTWRTSDLVPFRALNADPDVMAEFPSVLTAEESDRLALASYEAHERNGFGLWVLELPGVADFAGIMGFNRPSFRPDDVEIVWRLERRHWSQGYAREAARAALTAVLSEREPAVLTGLPLPVSVSDEILEGVFTQRIDEVVAFTATTNRRSIRLMNNLSMTHNPADDFLHPALPPDHRLARHVLYRLKRHDWMMHGETRIERM, encoded by the coding sequence ATGCCGGCTACACACACTCTCCCCGCTAATTCCCGTCAGCTTCTTCGCACCCCCCGCGTGGTTTTGCGCACGTGGCGCACTTCGGACCTCGTTCCTTTCCGCGCGCTCAACGCCGACCCCGACGTCATGGCCGAATTTCCTTCGGTGCTGACCGCCGAGGAAAGCGACCGCCTGGCGCTTGCCTCCTACGAGGCTCACGAACGCAACGGCTTCGGCCTTTGGGTTTTGGAACTCCCGGGCGTTGCGGACTTTGCCGGGATCATGGGCTTCAACCGCCCCTCCTTCCGACCCGACGACGTGGAAATCGTCTGGCGACTCGAGCGCCGCCACTGGAGCCAGGGCTACGCCCGCGAAGCGGCCCGCGCCGCGCTCACGGCCGTCCTTTCCGAACGCGAACCCGCCGTCCTGACGGGTTTGCCGTTGCCCGTGAGCGTTTCGGACGAAATCCTCGAAGGCGTCTTCACGCAGCGCATCGACGAAGTCGTCGCCTTTACGGCTACGACGAACCGTCGCTCGATTCGCCTCATGAACAACCTCTCGATGACGCACAACCCGGCGGACGACTTCCTGCACCCCGCTCTGCCGCCCGACCATCGACTCGCCCGTCACGTCCTCTACCGCTTGAAGCGGCACGACTGGATGATGCACGGCGAAACGCGCATCGAACGCATGTGA
- a CDS encoding SMI1/KNR4 family protein, with amino-acid sequence MDLLQQCQIWTEEDEFRKIIDAIEALPDDERTPELDSELARAYSNAATVDDRDMLKHAIELLKPHEAYFRGDHRWNFRMAYAYFYLEQEHRALPYFEKALEARPGDEDTEEFIAKCRHYETLPLFRSCFRERTAKAWEAFAETEADLRKALAEDKTHENAHEIVEQFRSIFDIAFDDVAFEIGVNEHKHEVILSPQGDKVKLFELVYFRDRAPASVLENWNILVGRQRANDVGMRTEDFDISGSDVRVWVEKTDEKRIGLKAYCEKLLPVLKNEEGKAYWALETLTDQILGEIPHMRCVDAFEVLDRPLAEPGMLLADLPAELEAEGFDLDPDPARCLDSALCYQCKPNDDPDADWRLDVMAGSTCCAALINDYLGGDTDFSDELLDDGAVAGFFIYPLDGFFGEDQSKRIFDFRDRLEEALAAGDGPEIATLTGGATGTRCGYVDFIAWDIRALIEKAKAFFDASPVEWANFHVFRRDAGTVALKAPQSTDPEGDPEKKPDMEEHSETFASKASGAEATAQGSSKAETSAYSPETAEAFFAQIEKWNDADDFSSCIRALESVPEDQRNYRTAYALARALENYAVLGDHQEGSPQDEAQAALKRAVDVLESVRAEGVDKAEWHMRMAYGYQYMTDQEEKAVSYARRWAELDPRDECAPMVIEECARRIRRRLRRAGKTKFTPGATPFEGFDFTNFWNDSEYAKKEYVSAEPSDELITEIERELGYKLPASYVWLMKRHNGGIPVNTCFPTDEPTSWAEDHVAITGIFGIGRDKAYSLGGNLGSRFMTSEWGYPPIGVAVCDCPSAGHDMIFLDYRACGPEGEPAVVHVDQELDYRITHLADSFEEFVRGLQNDAVFEEADEEENKGDAVDNENDDATDAKDAKDEPGCGPFLGFALLSKGCWDKTRLIGDLKKLWDITVPESDPDEDERDDSLVFNLGDRMVAISLMPFPIPGNEAETNAENNWMWPEAVDVAKKHAAHIMVAVCGGDDDPIERGKLFVKLMDACSRQRYVSGIYTSGVVFEPDFYRKAADALRNDDLPVHAWIWFGLYETDHVLGAYTYGLETFGRREIEVLNAEGADARELWAFTSSMASYVLECDQTLEDGQTIGFSENDKHAITLSEGAALPGMTLKFAYGNGMPAA; translated from the coding sequence ATGGACCTCTTGCAACAATGCCAAATCTGGACCGAAGAGGACGAATTCCGCAAGATCATCGATGCGATCGAAGCGCTTCCGGACGACGAGCGCACGCCCGAACTCGATTCCGAGCTCGCTCGCGCCTACAGCAATGCGGCGACGGTCGACGACCGCGACATGCTCAAGCACGCCATCGAGCTCCTCAAACCCCATGAGGCGTATTTCCGAGGCGACCACCGCTGGAACTTCCGCATGGCCTACGCCTACTTCTACCTGGAGCAGGAGCACCGGGCTCTTCCCTACTTCGAGAAAGCGCTTGAAGCCCGGCCGGGCGACGAAGACACGGAAGAATTCATCGCGAAGTGCCGGCACTACGAGACGCTGCCGCTTTTCCGGTCTTGCTTCCGAGAACGCACGGCGAAGGCCTGGGAGGCGTTTGCCGAAACGGAAGCCGACCTTCGGAAGGCCCTGGCCGAAGACAAGACGCACGAAAACGCACACGAAATCGTCGAACAATTCCGGTCGATTTTCGACATTGCGTTCGACGACGTCGCTTTTGAGATCGGCGTCAACGAGCACAAGCACGAAGTGATCCTGAGTCCCCAAGGCGACAAGGTCAAGCTTTTCGAGCTTGTGTACTTCCGCGACCGTGCGCCTGCGTCGGTGCTCGAAAACTGGAATATCCTCGTCGGGCGCCAACGCGCGAACGACGTCGGCATGCGCACCGAAGACTTCGACATTTCCGGGAGCGACGTTCGCGTGTGGGTCGAGAAAACCGATGAGAAGCGCATCGGCCTCAAAGCCTACTGCGAGAAACTGCTCCCCGTTCTTAAGAACGAGGAAGGGAAGGCCTATTGGGCCTTGGAGACGCTCACCGACCAAATCCTGGGCGAAATCCCGCACATGCGCTGCGTCGACGCGTTCGAGGTTCTCGATCGACCGCTCGCAGAGCCGGGGATGCTGCTCGCAGACCTTCCCGCCGAACTCGAAGCCGAAGGGTTCGACCTCGACCCCGATCCCGCGCGGTGTCTCGATTCCGCTCTCTGCTACCAGTGCAAGCCCAACGACGACCCGGATGCGGATTGGCGGTTGGACGTCATGGCAGGGTCGACCTGTTGCGCGGCCCTCATCAACGACTACCTCGGGGGCGACACGGACTTTTCGGACGAACTCCTTGACGACGGCGCCGTGGCCGGCTTTTTCATCTATCCCCTCGACGGATTTTTCGGCGAAGATCAAAGCAAGCGGATTTTCGACTTCCGCGATCGACTCGAAGAGGCACTCGCCGCAGGCGACGGCCCGGAGATCGCGACGCTCACGGGCGGCGCGACCGGCACCCGGTGCGGCTATGTCGACTTCATCGCCTGGGACATTCGCGCGCTCATCGAGAAGGCCAAAGCCTTCTTCGACGCGTCGCCCGTGGAATGGGCGAACTTCCATGTCTTCCGCCGCGATGCAGGCACCGTCGCCCTGAAGGCGCCGCAAAGCACCGATCCAGAAGGCGATCCGGAAAAGAAACCGGATATGGAAGAGCATTCGGAAACGTTCGCGTCGAAGGCTTCTGGCGCAGAGGCGACCGCGCAGGGGTCATCGAAAGCGGAAACATCGGCATACTCGCCCGAAACAGCCGAAGCGTTCTTCGCTCAAATTGAAAAATGGAACGATGCGGACGATTTCTCGTCATGCATACGGGCTCTGGAGTCCGTCCCCGAGGATCAGCGGAATTACCGAACCGCCTACGCTTTGGCCCGGGCCTTGGAAAACTACGCCGTCCTCGGAGACCACCAGGAAGGATCGCCGCAGGACGAGGCGCAGGCCGCCCTCAAGCGTGCCGTGGACGTTCTGGAATCCGTTCGTGCGGAAGGCGTTGACAAAGCCGAGTGGCACATGCGCATGGCCTACGGCTACCAATATATGACCGACCAAGAGGAAAAGGCCGTTTCCTACGCCCGACGTTGGGCGGAGCTCGATCCTCGGGATGAGTGCGCGCCCATGGTGATCGAAGAATGTGCCCGCAGGATCCGTCGTCGGTTGCGTCGGGCCGGAAAGACGAAGTTCACGCCCGGGGCCACGCCCTTTGAAGGTTTCGACTTCACGAACTTCTGGAACGATTCTGAGTACGCGAAGAAGGAATACGTGAGTGCCGAGCCGTCCGACGAGCTGATCACCGAAATCGAAAGAGAGCTCGGCTATAAACTGCCGGCCTCATACGTCTGGCTTATGAAGCGGCATAACGGCGGGATTCCCGTCAACACGTGCTTTCCGACCGACGAACCGACGAGCTGGGCCGAAGACCACGTAGCGATCACCGGCATCTTCGGCATCGGACGCGACAAAGCCTATTCCCTCGGTGGCAACCTGGGCAGCCGATTCATGACGAGCGAATGGGGGTACCCGCCGATCGGTGTGGCCGTTTGCGACTGCCCGAGTGCCGGGCACGACATGATCTTTCTGGACTATCGCGCGTGCGGACCGGAGGGCGAACCCGCCGTTGTACACGTCGACCAGGAACTGGACTACCGAATCACGCACTTGGCCGACAGCTTCGAGGAGTTCGTTCGCGGTCTTCAGAACGACGCCGTCTTCGAAGAAGCGGACGAGGAAGAGAACAAGGGCGACGCTGTCGACAACGAAAACGACGACGCGACGGACGCAAAGGATGCGAAGGATGAGCCCGGATGCGGACCGTTTCTCGGGTTCGCGCTTCTTTCCAAAGGGTGCTGGGACAAAACCCGACTGATTGGCGACCTGAAGAAACTGTGGGACATCACCGTCCCGGAAAGCGATCCCGACGAAGACGAGCGGGACGATTCGCTGGTCTTCAACCTGGGCGATCGGATGGTCGCCATAAGCCTGATGCCCTTTCCCATCCCGGGCAACGAAGCTGAAACCAATGCCGAAAACAACTGGATGTGGCCCGAAGCCGTGGACGTCGCGAAGAAGCACGCCGCGCACATCATGGTTGCGGTCTGCGGCGGAGACGACGATCCGATCGAGCGCGGCAAACTGTTCGTCAAACTCATGGACGCCTGCAGCCGGCAACGCTACGTGAGCGGCATCTACACGAGCGGCGTCGTCTTCGAGCCCGACTTCTACCGGAAGGCGGCCGACGCATTGAGGAACGACGACCTTCCCGTGCACGCTTGGATTTGGTTCGGTCTCTACGAGACCGACCACGTGCTCGGCGCCTACACCTACGGCCTGGAAACCTTCGGTCGCCGCGAGATCGAGGTATTGAATGCCGAAGGTGCCGATGCGCGGGAGCTCTGGGCGTTTACATCATCGATGGCCTCCTACGTTCTCGAGTGCGACCAAACGCTTGAAGACGGCCAAACCATCGGTTTCTCGGAAAATGACAAGCACGCCATTACACTTTCCGAAGGAGCGGCTCTTCCGGGGATGACCCTCAAGTTCGCATACGGAAACGGGATGCCCGCCGCTTGA